In Myxocyprinus asiaticus isolate MX2 ecotype Aquarium Trade chromosome 16, UBuf_Myxa_2, whole genome shotgun sequence, a single window of DNA contains:
- the LOC127454345 gene encoding sodium-dependent neutral amino acid transporter B(0)AT3-like, with protein MMDAIDNKCTDPIQAAEAKDTERPKWDNKAQYLLTCVGFAVGLGNVWRFPYLCQTYGGGAFLIPYLIALVCEGLPLLYLELAIGQKLRTGSIGVWNSISPYLGGVGLASMTVSFLVGLFYNTILAWVLWYFFHSFYNPLPWHHCPTKPNLTEYIEECKQSTPVNYFWYRETLNISPNIESSGIIQWKLAVCLAAAWCIVYVCFIRGIETIGKAIYVTATFPYVVLTIFLIQSLTLPGATLGLKHLFSPNWETLKNPKVWLDAATQIFFSLSLAFGGLIAFSSYNPEKNNCERDAVIVGCINSATSIYASIPIFAILGFKAQTNYEECMNSNINNLENTFNISDQNITETNYKEWLTYLNATNQGLVGSLNLTTCDLHKFLNKSASGTGLAFIVFTEAVTKMPGAQVWAVLFFIMLFSLGLSSMFGNLEGVLTPLLDLHIVPKWMPKELLTGLICLVSFSIALIFCLRSGNYWLEIFDSYVGSVPLLVIAFFEIIAVVYIYGINRFNNDIEWMTGRRPNLYWQVMWRVISPLMLLVVFLSYVIVEAQRQPTYSAWNPYHAQKLPYPDWVFGICVLLSAVPCCLIPLGALYQFIQLHKKHTDRCNAEPYDVET; from the exons GTGCCTTCCTGATCCCATACCTCATAGCCCTGGTTTGTGAAGGTCTGCCTCTGCTTTATTTGGAGCTTGCAATAGGACAAAAGCTCCGGACCGGCAGTATTGGAGTCTGGAACTCGATCTCACCATACCTTGGGGGAGTAG GTTTGGCCTCTATGACAGTGTCCTTCTTGGTGGGTTTATTCTACAACACCATCTTGGCATGGGTCTTGTGGTACTTCTTCCATTCGTTCTATAACCCACTTCCCTGGCATCACTGTCCTACTAAACCCAACCTCACAG AATACATTGAGGAGTGCAAACAGAGCACACCTGTCAATTATTTTTGGTACAGAGAGACTCTGAATATCTCTCCAAACATTGAGAGCAGTGGGATCATACAATGGAAGCTGGCAGTATGTCTGGCTGCAGCCTGGTGTATAGTCTATGTCTGCTTTATCCGAGGAATTGAGACCATTGGAAAG GCAATATATGTGACAGCCACCTTCCCTTATGTGGTGCTCACCATTTTCCTGATTCAGTCCTTGACTCTCCCAGGTGCTACTCTTGGACTAAAGCACCTCTTCAGCCCTAAT TGGGAAACACTGAAGAACCCAAAAGTGTGGTTAGATGCTGCAACTCAGATTTTCTTCTCTCTGTCTTTAGCCTTTGGTGGGCTCATTGCGTTTTCCAGTTATAACCCAGAAAA GAACAACTGTGAACGAGATGCTGTCATTGTTGGATGCATCAATAGTGCAACATCAATCTATGCTTCTATACCCATCTTTGCAATCCTGGGATTCAAGGCTCAAACCAATTACGAAGAGTGCATGAACAG TAATATCAACAACTTGGaaaatacttttaatatttcGGATCAGAATATTACAGAAACAAATTATAAAGAGTGGCTAACATATCTGAATGCTACAAATCAAGGGCTTGTTGGAAGTCTTAACTTGACGACATGTGATCTTCATAAATTTCTCAATAAG AGTGCTTCAGGTACTGGCCTGGCGTTCATCGTATTCACTGAGGCAGTGACAAAGATGCCAGGCGCTCAGGTTTGGGCTGTGCTTTTCTTCATCATGCTTTTCAGTTTGGGGTTGTCCTCAATGTTTGGAAATCTGGAAGGGGTCCTAACTCCTCTGTTAGACCTGCACATTGTTCCCAAATGGATGCCCAAAGAGCTGTTAACAG GTCTTATATGCCTAGTCTCCTTCAGTATTGCACTGATATTTTGTCTGCGCTCTGGAAACTACTGGCTAGAAATATTCGACAGCTATGTGGGGTCCGTGCCACTGCTAGTCATCGCCTTTTTTGAGATCATAGCCGTGGTTTATATCTATGGTATTAACAG GTTCAACAATGATATCGAGTGGATGACAGGACGGAGGCCTAACCTGTACTGGCAGGTGATGTGGAGGGTTATCAGCCCCCTCATGCTTTTGGTGGTGTTTCTGTCATATGTGATTGTTGAGGCCCAGAGGCAGCCAACCTACTCAGCGTGGAACCCATATCAC GCTCAAAAGCTGCCGTATCCAGACTGGGTCTTTGGTATTTGTGTTCTTCTGTCTGCTGTGCCATGTTGTCTTATTCCACTAGGGGCGCTCTACCAATTTATTCAGCTCCACAAAAAGCACACAGATAGATGCAATGCAGAACCTTATGATGTTGAAACTTAA